The stretch of DNA TAAAGTCAACGTGACCCGGCGTGTCAACGATGTTAATTCTGTGGTCACGCCAGAAGCAGGTAGTTGTAGCAGAGGTAATGGTAATACCTCTTTCCTTTTCCTGCTCCATCCAGTCCATTTCGGCGGCGCCTTCGTGAACTTCACCAATCTTGTGAATACGACCGGTATAGTAAAGAATACGCTCGGTAGTTGTAGTTTTACCGGCGTCTATGTGAGCGATAATTCCAATGTTCCTCACCTTTTCAAGAGGAACTTTAATCTGCTTAATAAGTGCTTGATTCTTACTCAACTTAGCCTCCCGCAATAAGTGTTACCATCTGTAGTGAGCAAAAGCTTTGTTTGCTTCTGCCATTCTGTGGGTATCTTCCTTCTTCTTGAAAGCACCACCACGCTCGTTATAAGCGTCAATAAGTTCATTCGCAAGTCTGTTAACCATTCCGCGCTCAGAACGAGCACGTGCAGCGTCCACGATCCACTTTAATGCAAGGTGAATTTGCCTTTCCGGTCTTACTTCCATAGGTACCTGATAAGTGGCACCACCAACACGGCGTGGACGTACTTCCATAATTGGCTTTACATTTTCAACAGCTTTGTGAAATACTGCTAATGGGTCTTCACCAAGCTTTTCCTTAATAATGTCAAAAGCGCCGTAAACAATCTTTTCTGCTTTGCTTTTTTTGCCGTCTTTCATGACCTTGTTGATAAGCTTTGCTACAAGCTTGTCACCGTAAACAGGGTCAGGAATTATTTCTCTTGGTGGAACAGGTCCTTTCCTTGGCATGTCCTTCCTCTCCTAATTATTTTTTCTCCTTAGGTCTTTTTGTTCCATACTTGGAACGGGATTGTCTTCTACCTTCAACCCCTGCTGCATCAAGGGCACCACGAATAATCTTGTAACGAACACCTGGAAGGTCCTTTACCCTTCCACCTCTCACAAGAACAACCGAGTGCTCCTGCAGGTTGTGTCCGATTCCTGGAATGTAAGCAGTTACTTCAATACCGTTAGAAAGCCTTACCCTCGCAACCTTACGAAGAGCAGAGTTCGGCTTTTTAGGG from Desulfurobacterium pacificum encodes:
- the rpsG gene encoding 30S ribosomal protein S7; its protein translation is MPRKGPVPPREIIPDPVYGDKLVAKLINKVMKDGKKSKAEKIVYGAFDIIKEKLGEDPLAVFHKAVENVKPIMEVRPRRVGGATYQVPMEVRPERQIHLALKWIVDAARARSERGMVNRLANELIDAYNERGGAFKKKEDTHRMAEANKAFAHYRW
- the rpsL gene encoding 30S ribosomal protein S12, whose translation is MPTINQLVRKGREKKVKRSKAPALQGNPQKRGVCVRVFTTTPKKPNSALRKVARVRLSNGIEVTAYIPGIGHNLQEHSVVLVRGGRVKDLPGVRYKIIRGALDAAGVEGRRQSRSKYGTKRPKEKK